GTCCGCGGCTTGATCAGCGGCTGGCTTGCGCCGGGCGGCAGGATATCCAGGTTCGCGAAAACTTTCGTGTAAAGATTGACCAGGCTCTGCTCCTCATCGGCGCCGACCTGAAAACGGACCACGATCATGGCGCGGTTGGGTTGGGCCGTTGAATAGATGTATTCGACCCCAGGGATTTCCCAAAGTTTCCGCTCAAAGGGCTCCACCAGACGGTTTTCGACTTCTGCCACCGACGCCCCCGGGAATTCGATAAAAATATCCATGAACGGCACCGAGATCTGCGGCTCCTCCTCCCGGGGAAGCTGGACAACGGCAAACACCCCTGTCAGCAAAACGCTGATGATGAACAACAGCGTCAGGCGGGAATCAATGAACATCTGCGAAATTTTTCCGGCGAGCTTCATGTCACACCTCAGCGGTCGGTTGAAACTAATGTTGTGAATTCTTCGACAAAATTCAAATCAAGCCTCCCGGCGGCATAAATCAGCCGGGCATATAGGAACGTCGCCTGGTAACGGGCCTGCCAATACGCGGTCTCCAGTTCCAGGCGATAGGCCTGCGATTCCAGAAGATCAGCAATCGTCCGCTTCCCGGTCCTGTAAAGATCTTTAACCTCCAGGGCCGCTTGCTGGCTGTCAAAAAACGCCTGCCGGGCCAGCTTTAAATTTTCGTTTTGCGCGGTGTATTCGGCCGCGGATTGCTGCAGTTCATCCTGGATCGCGTCGTCCAAGTGCCGGGCCATCTCTTTCTCCTGTTCGGCATGCGCGCGCAATTGTCTGATTTTCGGCCCGAGCGACGGCTCAAAAAGGTCCATGCTGGCCTTTAGCCCCGCGAGATAATTATCCCCGCCGTTCTCGCCCCACTGGCTGATATTGTTCTCGCCATGCACAAACGCCGAGACAGTCGGCAGCCGGCTGCTGCTCGCGCGCTTCACTTCGGATTCCGCCAGCGCGAGGTTATGCCGGGCGGTTTCACTGTCCTTGCGGCGCGCAGCGGCTTCGGCCTTCAATTCCTCAATGCTGATCTCCGGCATGGTATCCAGCGGCTGGATGGCCTGCAAAACCGGATCGCCGGACGTAATGCCCAACAGGATCTTCAACGACCCCAGCGAAGACTGCCTGCGGCTCTCCGCCATCCGCCGCATCTGCTTCATGCGGGTCAAAACGGCTTTCCCGGTCAGATAGTCGCAGCCCAGGACCATCCCTTTCTCCTTCAAGCTTTCCGCTTCGTTCACCGCCATTTCCCCTTCGGCGATGGTCCGTTCAAGGGCCTGCAATGTTTTATCAAGCGACAAAACCTGCAGATACGATTGGATGGCGGACAGCATCACCTTTTGCTCAAAATCCCCCCGCGAAGACTCCGACGCTTTCAGCGCCCACCCGGACGAACGCACCCGGCCTTCGTTCTGAAACCCTGTGAAGATCGGGATCGTCATGTCTAGCGACGTCTGATGGTTAAAAACATCGTCCGGTTTGTTCAGCGCCGACACGGCCATGTCCTCGGACGCCAAAGACTGCTGTTTGAGCAAAGAGCTGAAAACATAGACCGGATCGTTGCCGTTCGTTGTCTCGAGGTTCGCGGTCAGTTTCGGCAGATACCCCGCCAATGCTTCCCTCCTCGCGGACCGGGCCGCGGCCACAACGAAGTCTTCCGTTTTAAGGCGCGGAGAGTAGGCCATGGACTGCCGGACCGCCTGGCGCAAATCAAGCGTGGCGGCCTGCCCGGCATGGATATCCTCCGCGTTGATCGGGGCCGCGTTTCCCGCAAGCAATAAAATCAATACCGATAAGATTAAGTAGGCATTTCTCCAACAAAAAATCCGCGAACTCATCAACATGGCTCACCTCTTCTTTTCGTTTTGACAATGACAGCGTGATAAACAATCCAGGAGGGAAAATATTTCTTTGTTAAGGACGGTGTAGTGGCAGGCATTGGCGATCTTGTCGGATTTGACGATGCCCGCGCTTTTCAGGATAGAAAGATGCTGAGAAGTCAATGACTGGGATATGCCCAGGCGGGCCTGAAGAACTCCGACGGTCAAATGCCCCTTCCTTAACAGCTGAACCATGCGCAGGCGGACCGGATGGGCGACGGCGCGGAGCATGTCGGCCGCGGACTGGAGCTTCTCGTGATCGGGCTTGCAGTTTTTCATAGGCCAGTATATTAGCATCTCCTAATATACTGTCAAGGGTTTTTTGCCGCCGGTTAAATCAGAGCCTTCTGCAAAAAGTTAAAGAGATAACCGATCAGAATAATGGCGGAAGCCGTTACACCGAAAAAGATCAAAATGAGTTTCAATCGCATGGCCCTGCGGAGCATCACGGCCTCCGGCAGGCTCAAGGCCGCGATCGCCATCATGAACGCCAAACTCGTTCCTAACGGGATCCCCTTCTGGAACAGGACTAGGGCGACCGGCACAATGGCCGCGCAACTCCCGTACAGAGGCACCCCCAGGATGACCGCGATCGGCACTGAAAACGGGCCGGTTTTGCTGATCATCCCGTGAATGGTCTCTTCCGGCACATAATTGTGAATGAACGCGCCGATCCCCACCCCCACCAGCACCCAGATCCATATCTTTTCAATGACAGCGCAAGCCTCGCTCAACCCGAATTTGGCACGATTCCCAAAACCCCGGATAGAACCAACCTCACCGCCCTGGGGAGAGGGCGCGGCAAAATCCTCCACCAACTGGCCCGTCAGGTTCATTTTCTCGATGACAGCGCCGCTGGCCACGCCGAGCGCGATCCCGCCGATCACGTAGACCGCCGCGATTTTCCAGCCGAAAAATCCCAGCATCAAGACCACCAGATATTCATTGATCAAAGGAGACGTGATCAGGAAGGAAAAACTGACGCCCAGAGGAATGCCGGCCTTCAGAAAGCCGAAGAAAATCGGGATCGACGAGCAGGAACAGAACGGCGTGATCGCGCCGAAAATAGCCGCGTAAAAATTCGCCGCCAGCCCCCTCTGCCCCATCCATTGACGGATACGGCTGTCCGGAAGAAACGTCCGCAAGAAACCGATCACCGCGATCAGGACAAAAAGCAGAAAGAATATCTTCAGCGTGTCATAAATAAAAAAATGCAGGACCGCCCCGCCCTTGGACTGGGGATCCATCCCCAACAGGCCAAAGACCAGCCAATCCGCGATCTTCAGGAACACGCTCCGCCCTTCCCGTCTTTTCCGCCACAGCAGCAGCTTGATTCTTTGGATTTTTCCTCAAGCTTCTTGTCCAGCTTGTCCATCAGCTTTGCCAAAAACCCTTTTTTCTTTTCTGCCTTTTCTTCCTGCTGTGCCTGTCCCATGACCAACCTCCTTGAAGATTTATTTGGCCTCCGGCCTTTTATAATTCAAGATTTCCCCAATCTTCGAATACCCACTTCCTCCCAAACGCGCCACAGGGTCAACCATCACCGGATCCACAACAATCCGCTTGCCTTGAATGTGCGCGGCAGCGTCATCCAGCCATATCTGTTTAATCTCCCCCAAAATCAGCCCCTGCTTGTCATCCCCAACCTCATAGATCGCGTATTTTTCACAAAACATCGCCACCCTGGGCCCCGCCAGGCGCGGCAGGCGGCTGCCTTCCACCGTCTCCAGCTTCATATCCAGACGGTCCAGCTCCGATTTCCCATGCGGCAAGGAAATCGCGGAATCCACCATCTGATGGGCAAACTCCGTCGGGGGAATGTGCACCACAAAATCATCCCTCTCTTCGATATTGACCCAAGTGTCCTTGCGCGAACCGTCGTCCTTATACCCCACAGAGATCATCAAAAGCGGCGGCTCAGCGGCGACTCCGTTAAAAAAGGAAAAAGGCGCCAGGTTATACGTGCTGTCGCCGTTATCCGACAACACCCACGCAATGGGCCGGGGGATAATGGCCTGAATCATCAAAAAGTAAACCTGATCGGGAGTATAGTCTTTGCAGTGGATCAACACATCCGTTCCTTTCGTACCAGTACGGGAAAGTAAGCTATTATAAAACAAAAAATCGGGGATAAATAAAAATTTATCCCCGATTGGGTCCCGCGCGAATTCTCATTGAGGCGTTACACGCTTACGAATGCCGGCCTCGCCCGGCATTTCAAGACCCATCCCAGCAAACCGATGGCAAAACACGTCAAAGTTGACGGTTCGGGGACAGGGCTCGGAGGATTCTCGCTTTGCCCAGTTGGGTCCTGC
This window of the Candidatus Omnitrophota bacterium genome carries:
- a CDS encoding TolC family protein → MILLLAGNAAPINAEDIHAGQAATLDLRQAVRQSMAYSPRLKTEDFVVAAARSARREALAGYLPKLTANLETTNGNDPVYVFSSLLKQQSLASEDMAVSALNKPDDVFNHQTSLDMTIPIFTGFQNEGRVRSSGWALKASESSRGDFEQKVMLSAIQSYLQVLSLDKTLQALERTIAEGEMAVNEAESLKEKGMVLGCDYLTGKAVLTRMKQMRRMAESRRQSSLGSLKILLGITSGDPVLQAIQPLDTMPEISIEELKAEAAARRKDSETARHNLALAESEVKRASSSRLPTVSAFVHGENNISQWGENGGDNYLAGLKASMDLFEPSLGPKIRQLRAHAEQEKEMARHLDDAIQDELQQSAAEYTAQNENLKLARQAFFDSQQAALEVKDLYRTGKRTIADLLESQAYRLELETAYWQARYQATFLYARLIYAAGRLDLNFVEEFTTLVSTDR
- a CDS encoding metalloregulator ArsR/SmtB family transcription factor; the protein is MKNCKPDHEKLQSAADMLRAVAHPVRLRMVQLLRKGHLTVGVLQARLGISQSLTSQHLSILKSAGIVKSDKIANACHYTVLNKEIFSLLDCLSRCHCQNEKKR
- a CDS encoding permease translates to MFLKIADWLVFGLLGMDPQSKGGAVLHFFIYDTLKIFFLLFVLIAVIGFLRTFLPDSRIRQWMGQRGLAANFYAAIFGAITPFCSCSSIPIFFGFLKAGIPLGVSFSFLITSPLINEYLVVLMLGFFGWKIAAVYVIGGIALGVASGAVIEKMNLTGQLVEDFAAPSPQGGEVGSIRGFGNRAKFGLSEACAVIEKIWIWVLVGVGIGAFIHNYVPEETIHGMISKTGPFSVPIAVILGVPLYGSCAAIVPVALVLFQKGIPLGTSLAFMMAIAALSLPEAVMLRRAMRLKLILIFFGVTASAIILIGYLFNFLQKALI
- a CDS encoding flavin reductase family protein; amino-acid sequence: MLIHCKDYTPDQVYFLMIQAIIPRPIAWVLSDNGDSTYNLAPFSFFNGVAAEPPLLMISVGYKDDGSRKDTWVNIEERDDFVVHIPPTEFAHQMVDSAISLPHGKSELDRLDMKLETVEGSRLPRLAGPRVAMFCEKYAIYEVGDDKQGLILGEIKQIWLDDAAAHIQGKRIVVDPVMVDPVARLGGSGYSKIGEILNYKRPEAK